The window GCAGACCCAGTTGATCCATGTCCAGCTTGACATTGCTGCGGTCCAGAATACGAAGCACCACGGATTCGCCGAACATCGTCGGAAGCACCGCGACGCGCAAGTCAACCGGATTGCCGGCGACCGTCAGGCTGATGCGGCCGTCCTGCGGCAGTCGCCGCTCGGCGATATCCAGATTCGCCATGACCTTGATGCGACTGGCGATGGCCATCGCCAAAAATCGCGGCGGAGGCATCATCTCGTAAAGCACGCCGTCGATTCGATAGCGCAGCTTGTATTCGTCTTCGAATGGTTCAAAGTGGATGTCGCTGGAGTGGTCGCGAATCGCCGCAAGCAGAACAAGCGTCAGCAACTGCTTCACGGGGTTCGAGTCGGCCAGTTCCTTGATTTCCTCAAGATCGAGCGATTCGCCCCGATTCTCGAATTTTGCAAGATCCGTGTCTTTCCCGATCTCATCCAGTAGCTCATTGATCGACTTGCCGGCGTCTTCAGGATAGTAGCGACTCAGCGCCGTCGAAATCGCATCCTCCGTCGCTATCAGCGGCCGGATGTTCATTGCCAGCAGCTTGCGAAGATCGTCCGTCGCCTGAAAGTTGTCCGGAGACGACATCGCGACGTCCAGCGTGTTTGTCGCGGCGTCAAAGCCCGTCGGAACGATCCGATACGTGTTCGCCATCTGGTTGGCGACCATCTTGATCACATCCGGCGAAATGTCGATCGTATCGAGACTGACAGGCTCCATCCCGATCTGAGCGGCCAGTGCCAACTCCAGATCAGCTTCCTTGATGTAACCCAGGTCAATCAGAATCTGACCCAGCGGACCGCGCTTCGACTTCTGAACCGCCAGTGCCTCGTGAACCTGCGTGCGGTTCACCTTGTTCATCTTGATCAGGATGCGGCCGAGCGGACGGCCTTTATAGCCGCCGCCGCCTCTGGATGGATTTGGTGCGATTGCTGACATCCCAATGAATCCCTTTGGCCGGCAAGTCGATACCAGGATCGACTTCGTTCGGCGGGCTTACTTCGCGCCACCTGCCTTCTCTTCGACAACTTCTTCCTTATCCACCGTGGAGGTGAGACCTTCGATCAACGCGTCACCAGCCTCATGCAGTTTGCCGGCACGCTCCAACTTCTCCTGTATTTCGCCGGGCTGCCGGGCTTTATCGAGCATCTCAGCCGCGTCGATCAGGTTCCGTTCGTAGAGAGACCACAGGTGATCGTCGAGTAGCTGCATGCCGTACTTCTTTCCGGTCTGAATCGCCGAGTCGATGCGAAACGTCTTGTTCTCGCGAATCAGGTTGGAAATCGCGGGCGTCACGACAAGAAACTCATACGCAGCGACCATGCCTGACGGCTTGCGCGGCATCAGCGCCTGCGAAAGAATGGCAATAAGCGATGTCGAAAGCTGCACGCGGATCTGGTCCTGTTGCTCATGTGGGAACGCATCGATGATTCGGTTGACAGTACCCTGGCAGCCCGTGGTGTGCAGCGTCGAGAACACGAGGTGGCCCGTTTCCGCCGCGAGGATCGCGTTCGAAATCGTCTCAAGGTCCCGCATTTCACCGACGAGGATCACGTCCGGGTCGGAGCGCAGCACGCGCCGAAGCGCCTCCGCGAAGCTCGGCACGTCATTGCCGACCTCGCGCTGATTGATGATGCTCTTCTTGTGCGAATGGTAGTATTCGATCGGGTCCTCAACCGTCACAATGTGCCGATCGAGTTCATTGTTGATGTAGTTCAGCATCGACGCCAGCGTCGTCGTCTTGCCAGAGCCGGTCGGCCCCGTCACGAGGAACAATCCGCGAGGACGCCGACACAACGCGCGGCAGATCGCCGGAAGACCAATCTCCTCGAACGATAGAAACCGGCTCGGAATCAGACGCAACACCATTGTGATATTGCCCTTCTGACGAAACACCGAAACGCGGAATCGACCCTGGTCACCGAAAGCGAATCCGAAGTCCGTGCCGCCTTCCTCCTGGAGTTCCTGCTGGTTGCGGTCCGGCGTGATCGATTTCATCAGGCCGACCGTGTCTTCCGGCTCCAGAACTTTCGTCTCAAGCTGGCGAAGCCGGCCGTGAAGGCGAAGCACCGGCGGGCGACCCACGGACAGGTGAATATCCGATGCGCCGCGTTTGATGCAGGTCTCAAGAATTCGATCAATATGAAGGGATGCCATGAGTACTCATTCCATCTACGGAATCATTCCAATCCCCGCAGATTGTTTGATGCCGTTCGCTACCGCCGATCATGCGACGCCGGCGCTCGACATTAATCAACTGCGATTTCCGCCTGAGCCAGGCGTGACAACTCTTCCAAGGTCGTCATGCCGCGAAGAATCTTCTTCTGGCCGTCCTGCAACAGAGAATTCATGCCCGTCGCACGCGCCGCGCGGCGCAAATCAGCCAGACCCGCACGATTGAACGCCAGTTCACGAAGCTCCGTGTTCATCTGAAGAAGCTCGAAGATACCCTGCCGGCCGCGATAGCCCGTGTTGTTGCATCGCGGACAACCCACGGCCTTGTAAATCGTCTTGCCTTCCAGCAACTCTCGTTGCATGCCGACGACCTTCATCATCTGTCGATCCGGATTCTCATCCGGCGCCTTGCATTCGCGGCACAGCGTCCGAACCAGACGCTGGGCCATGATCGCCTGGATGCTGCTCGCCACGAGAAAGGGCTTGATCCCCATGTCAATCAGACGAGTCAGCGCGCTGGGCGCGTCGTTCGTGTGAAGCGTCGAGAACACAAGGTGTCCGGTCAGCGCCGCCTGAATCGCGATTTCACCCACTTCAAGGTCGCGAATTTCACCAACAAGAATGATGTTCGGCGCCTGCCGCAGCATCGACCGCAGGATCACCGAAAAACTCATCCCGATGTCATCTTTCACTTGGCACTGATTCATCCCCGGAAAAACGTACTCCACGGGATCCTCAGCCGTGATGATCTTCTTGTCGGGACGGTTCAACTCCTGAAGCGCGGCGTAGAGCGTCGTCGTCTTGCCGCTACCCGTCGGTCCCGTGACCAGAAAGATGCCGTTCGGACGCTGAATGATCTTCACGAACCGCTCATAGTCCTCCGGCTCGAAGCCAAGCTGCTGAATGCCGACCGATGCCGAATCCGGCCGCAGAATACGAAGAACCACTGATTCGCCGTGCACCCCCGGACAAACCGCCACGCGAAAGTCGATGTCCTTTCCGCTGATCCGCATCTTGATGCGGCCGTCCTGCGGCACGCGCTTCTCAGCGATATCCACGCCGGCGATGATCTTCATGCGGGTCAGAACCGCATTCTGAAGGCGCTTCGGTACGCTCTCGCGCTCGATGCACACACCGTCAATGCGGTACCGGACGCGAACCCGGTCGTTGAACGGCTCCACATGAATATCGCTCGCACGCGTTCGAACCGCCTCCGCGATCATCATATTGATGAGCTTGATGATCGGCGCGTCGGTCTCGTCGCCGGTGTCCTTCTTCGCATCCTTCGCATCCTGGTCCAGCGAGGCGTCGACCGATGCGTCAAGACTTCGCGAAAGTTCGTCAAGCGAAGCCTCGGGACCTTTCAAATTCTTCTCAATGTAGTTGCGAATCCGCGATCGCGGAGCCAGAACCGGTTCGATGTCCGTCACACCCAATCGAAACCGGAGCATGTCAATCGTATCCAGATCGAGCGGATCGGGAATCGCCACCCGCAATCGACCGTTGACGCTGCTCATCGGGAGTATGTCGTTCGCCTTGATAATTTTCTCGGGAATCAGGCTCAGCGCTTCGGGACTGACCGACGAGCGCGTAATTTCCACATACTCCATGCCGTGCTGAAGTGCCAGTGCCCTCGTGACGTCCTCTTCCGAAACCAACTGCAGTTCCACCAACGCCTCGCCAATGCGCTTCCCGCTGTTCAGCCCGAACTCGGCCGCACGATCCGCGTCCTCGCGAGAGACCAGGTTCTGTTCCTGCAGAATGATTCCGAGCGTTTGTCGTTTGCGAGCCATGTGGGTTGTCCGTGCCGTACAACAAGCGGCGGGTGCGGTGCAGCGTTCGCAAAGCCCCGACGGATAACCGACATCAAATCCGATGTCGCGACACCCGCCTACTTCGGCGCTGCGATTACATGCGACCAGCGTACCGATGCGCGGTAATACCCGGACTGCTCACGCTGAGCTTCGCGCCGACAGTCCAGACCGTGGGATGAAGTCTTTCCCCCTGCCAATCATAGCCGCAACTGCATCGTAATCAAAGCCCGCCGGCTCAGGGCGTTATCGGGTCGTAATCGCAATTCTGGCCCCTGCGGCCGATTCCCGGCTCCCACGCGATTTGCTCGTTCATCAACGGCTCGTCGCGCCGCGATGGCCGCCCAACAAAAGCCCACGAACCACCACCGAATCAACCGTGCCCGGGACGAACCAACACCTTGGCCAGACGTAATCACTCTTGCCGTGGCGCGGCACAATCCAGAATCCCGTTGCACCAGGAAATCACAACTCCGCAATCGCCGTAACGAATTGCACTTTTAGAATCCTTCGCTTTTGACAATAATCACGAGGCTCGGTGCGACTGTCTCGCCGAAGCTCCGCATCTTCGCCCGAACGCCACATGTTCGAACGCCGACTCAGAATCGTGCTGCTCATCCCATGCGTCTACGCAATCGTGCTTGTCGTGCGCCTTTTCAATCTGCAGATCGTCCAGGGAGACGCCTACCAGCAGCAGGCCGACGACGCCCTGGTCTCGCCCAAAAAGTTTCTACCGCCGCTCCGCGGGCGAATTCTCGATCGTTTCGGACGTCCACTCGTCTCCGACGCGCCGGCCAATGACGTCGCCGTCCACTATGGCGTCCTGAGCCTCAACGAGTCCTATCTCCAGCAGGCCGCTTCGAACCTTCGCCGCAACGACGCGGCATGGAAACGAGCCACCCTCGCCGAAGCCGAGGAAGAAATCCGCGAACGGATCGGCAGAATGTGGGTCACGCTCGAAAAAGCCTCAGGCACGCCGCTGCGCCGCATGAAGAAACGCCGCGATGCCATCTGCGACCGCATTGAATCGCTGCGGCGGCACATCTGGAACGCACGCCGGGCCCAGGGCTCCGACGATCCGCTGCACAAAACGCGCCTCCGTGAAGAATCCCAGTATCATTCAATTCTCCGAGACATCCCGCCCGAAGTGCGAACCCAGCTCGAAGTGGAACTGGCTGGCATGCCCTTTGTTCGAATCGAACCCTCCGTCCGGCGTATCTGGAATCTCGATGCCCAGCCCCTTTCTCACGCCCTCGGCACGCTCGGTCAGGTCAGCGCGGACCGAATGGCGCGAGACCCGCTCACCGACGACTGGCTCGGATGCTATCGCCCCGGCGATGAAGCCGGTGCGTCGGGAATCGAGTACCTCTGCGAGGACATGCTCCGCGGAAAACGCGGCTACGAAGAAAAATACCTCGACGGCCGAATCAAGTCCTCACAGCCGCCCAAAGACGGCCTCGACATACAGCTCACCGTCGACCTGAAGCTGCAAAGCCGGATTCACCAGATTCTCGATGAGGCCATCTCCGCCGATCCGTACGTCACCGGTGCGGCCTGCGTCGTCATCGATGTCAACACGCGGGAGATTCTCGCACTTGCCAGCGCACCCACGTTCTCAGCGGAGGGAGTCCGCAAGCACTACGACCAGCTTCGCGACGACGCCCGGTATCGCCCGCTCCTGTTCCGGGCCGTCGCTGAAGAATACCAGCCCGGCTCGATCATCAAACCGGTCCTGCTCCTCGGCGCATTCAAAAACAAAGTCATCGACCCGCGGCAGACAGTCCATTGCGACGGAAGTTACGTCCCCGGATCCAGCAATTGGCACTGCTGGACGCACTGGAAGCATCTCCCCGGACACGGCAACCTCAACGCCGAAGAAGCAATCCAGCACAGTTGCAACATCTTCTTCTACACGCTCGGAGATCGGCTCGGAGCCGCTCGCGTCTCCCAGTTCTACCGCGATTTCATTCTCGGCCCCGCAGACCTCGACACCAACCAGGCCGCCAATTCCCGCAGATCCATCACCGGACTGCTCGAGGAAAGAAGCGGCATCATCCCAACACTTGATTACCTTCGATCACGCCAGAAACGCGACTTCCGACCGGCAGACGGCCGTAACTACGCCATCGGACAAGGCGAATTGCAACTCACACCCCTACAAGCCGCAAACATGTACGCAACCCTCGCCAGCGGACAATACCGAGATCCAACGCTCGTCGCCAACGACGGAACCTATCGCCCTCCCACCCCGATCGACGGCCTCACGCCACAGGCATGGCGCACGGTGCGCAACGGCCTGTTCCGCTGCGTCAACGACCCCGGCGGCACGGCGTACAAACATGCCCGGCTGGACGAACTGGAAATTTGCGGAAAAACAGGTAGCGCCCAATGCGTCGCACGCGCGATCGAAACCAGATACTCCTTCAACGTCGACGGCAGAATTCAGTCCGCCGTCGCGCCGACCATCGAAAAAGCCCGCGAAATGCTCGATCTCAGCCGAAAAACTCCTTGCGTGAAACGCGAAGTGCTCAAGCGATGGCCTCCGAATCGCGAAGGAAAGGACGAACCGCAAACTCACGCATGGTTTGCCGGCTTCGCGCCATATGACAAGCCGGAAATTGCCCTGGCCGTCATCCTCGAACACGGCGGCGGCGGCGGCCAGGCCGCCGGTCCCATCGGCAAGGAAATCTTCAGGCTGCTGATCGACTTTGGCTATCTCCGGCCGGGACGCACGCTCGCAAGTACGGACATCCGACCATGATTGAATCGACACCACGAATCATGCCGCCTCTCGGATGGATCGTGACGCTCGCCGCTGTCGCGCTCACCGGAGTCGGTCTGCTCGGAATGTACGCCAGCGAAGCCGGCACCGGCGAATTGCCGGCCCAGACTCTTCGACAGCTCATGTTCCTCGGCATCGGGCTCGCCGCGTTCACGTTCGTTCAGATGATCGGCTACCGCGAAGTCGGAAGATGGGCCTACTTCATGTTCGGTGTGACGCTCATACTCCTGACCCTGCTGCTCATCGCCAGAAAGGTCAATCTCGCTCCGTTCATCGTGCCGAAACGCAACACCTACCGTTGGATTCTCATCGGTCCCATCAACATCCAGGTCTCCGAATACGCCAAGTTCGTCTACATCGTCGCCCTCTCATACTACCTGCGATACCGTACAAATTACCGCACGTTTGGCGGGCTGCTGATGCCCTTCATCCTCACCCTCGTTCCGATGGCGCTCATTCTCAAAGAGCCGGACCTAGGTACCTGCCTGCTGCTCCTGCCCACTTTGTTCGTCATGCTGTTCGTCGCGGGCGCCAGAAAACGCCACCTCATAATCATTATTCTCCTGGCGGCTATCGCCGCGCCGGCCTTTTACTTCTCGCCCCTCATGAACCCCTACCAGCGCGATCGAATCACCGCCCTCTTCCATCAAAACGACGACGACAAATCCTGGCGGCTCAATCAGGGCTATCAGCTCAACCAGTCAAAGATCGCACTCGGAAGCGGCGGCGCTTTCGGACAGGGCTTTCAGGAGGGTGCGTTCTTCCGTCACGACCTCCTGCCCGAAGAACACAACGACTTCATCTTCGCTGTGCTCGGACATCAATGGGGATTCTTCGGCGGAATGATCATTCTCGCGCTCTACCTCGTCATCGTCGCGGCAGGACTCACCATTGCATCTGCCACCAACGATCCGCTCGGTCGCCTCACTGCCGTCGGCGTCTGCGCCATGATCTGCGCCCAGACCATCATCAACACCGGGATGACTGTCGGACTCATGCCCGTCACCGGCATGGGGCTACCCTTCGCCAGCATGGGCGGAAGCGGACTCATCGCAAACTATCTCATGCTGGGAATCCTCGTCAGCACAGCCCGCCCGCGGCCGCTCGACATGGCGCCAAAACCGTTCGAATACGACTTCGAGGACTAAGCGGACCATGCCCACTGAACTCGAATCCAAAATCAAAGTCGATTCACATCAGCCCGTCCGAGATCGACTTCGCGACGCCGGCGCCAGCTACATCGGAAAAGTGCTTGAGACCAACCGTATTCTCGACCGACCCGACGCCCACCTCCTCCGCACCGGCTGCGGATTGCGAATCCGGCAGATCAGCATTCTCGACGGTGTCGGTCCGCGCGATTCGATCACCTTCAAAGGTGTCAAAATCCCCGGAAAGTTCAAACAGCGAGAAGAGCACGAAAC is drawn from Phycisphaerae bacterium and contains these coding sequences:
- the tadA gene encoding Flp pilus assembly complex ATPase component TadA translates to MSAIAPNPSRGGGGYKGRPLGRILIKMNKVNRTQVHEALAVQKSKRGPLGQILIDLGYIKEADLELALAAQIGMEPVSLDTIDISPDVIKMVANQMANTYRIVPTGFDAATNTLDVAMSSPDNFQATDDLRKLLAMNIRPLIATEDAISTALSRYYPEDAGKSINELLDEIGKDTDLAKFENRGESLDLEEIKELADSNPVKQLLTLVLLAAIRDHSSDIHFEPFEDEYKLRYRIDGVLYEMMPPPRFLAMAIASRIKVMANLDIAERRLPQDGRISLTVAGNPVDLRVAVLPTMFGESVVLRILDRSNVKLDMDQLGLREDDLKTFRSVIDRPHGIVVNTGPTGSGKTTTLYAALNSLNSIDTKILTVEDPVEYDIDGIVQVQVNNETGLTFGRALRSFLRQDPDIILVGEVRDLETAQISIQAALTGHLVFTTLHTNDAPSAVARLLDLGVEPFLITATFEAIVAQRLARRICKQCKQEYTPTEEQLMELHLKPVDVADRKFYFGKGCDYCNGTGYRGRVGIYEIMVFDDHLRDLVMQGASTNVLMEAACKNGMRTLRESGLLAIFDGVTTIEEVVKETVLTE
- a CDS encoding type IV pilus twitching motility protein PilT — protein: MASLHIDRILETCIKRGASDIHLSVGRPPVLRLHGRLRQLETKVLEPEDTVGLMKSITPDRNQQELQEEGGTDFGFAFGDQGRFRVSVFRQKGNITMVLRLIPSRFLSFEEIGLPAICRALCRRPRGLFLVTGPTGSGKTTTLASMLNYINNELDRHIVTVEDPIEYYHSHKKSIINQREVGNDVPSFAEALRRVLRSDPDVILVGEMRDLETISNAILAAETGHLVFSTLHTTGCQGTVNRIIDAFPHEQQDQIRVQLSTSLIAILSQALMPRKPSGMVAAYEFLVVTPAISNLIRENKTFRIDSAIQTGKKYGMQLLDDHLWSLYERNLIDAAEMLDKARQPGEIQEKLERAGKLHEAGDALIEGLTSTVDKEEVVEEKAGGAK
- the tadA gene encoding Flp pilus assembly complex ATPase component TadA, translated to MARKRQTLGIILQEQNLVSREDADRAAEFGLNSGKRIGEALVELQLVSEEDVTRALALQHGMEYVEITRSSVSPEALSLIPEKIIKANDILPMSSVNGRLRVAIPDPLDLDTIDMLRFRLGVTDIEPVLAPRSRIRNYIEKNLKGPEASLDELSRSLDASVDASLDQDAKDAKKDTGDETDAPIIKLINMMIAEAVRTRASDIHVEPFNDRVRVRYRIDGVCIERESVPKRLQNAVLTRMKIIAGVDIAEKRVPQDGRIKMRISGKDIDFRVAVCPGVHGESVVLRILRPDSASVGIQQLGFEPEDYERFVKIIQRPNGIFLVTGPTGSGKTTTLYAALQELNRPDKKIITAEDPVEYVFPGMNQCQVKDDIGMSFSVILRSMLRQAPNIILVGEIRDLEVGEIAIQAALTGHLVFSTLHTNDAPSALTRLIDMGIKPFLVASSIQAIMAQRLVRTLCRECKAPDENPDRQMMKVVGMQRELLEGKTIYKAVGCPRCNNTGYRGRQGIFELLQMNTELRELAFNRAGLADLRRAARATGMNSLLQDGQKKILRGMTTLEELSRLAQAEIAVD
- a CDS encoding rod shape-determining protein RodA, whose translation is MIESTPRIMPPLGWIVTLAAVALTGVGLLGMYASEAGTGELPAQTLRQLMFLGIGLAAFTFVQMIGYREVGRWAYFMFGVTLILLTLLLIARKVNLAPFIVPKRNTYRWILIGPINIQVSEYAKFVYIVALSYYLRYRTNYRTFGGLLMPFILTLVPMALILKEPDLGTCLLLLPTLFVMLFVAGARKRHLIIIILLAAIAAPAFYFSPLMNPYQRDRITALFHQNDDDKSWRLNQGYQLNQSKIALGSGGAFGQGFQEGAFFRHDLLPEEHNDFIFAVLGHQWGFFGGMIILALYLVIVAAGLTIASATNDPLGRLTAVGVCAMICAQTIINTGMTVGLMPVTGMGLPFASMGGSGLIANYLMLGILVSTARPRPLDMAPKPFEYDFED